Proteins found in one Deinococcus aquiradiocola genomic segment:
- a CDS encoding AI-2E family transporter, with protein sequence MSSVPELLRAVWARAWVRLLAALLALLGVLLLARVLQGVIVLAVVAFVLAYLFEPLLRWLSRHRVPRGLGVLLIVLTLTVLAGLLVWAGAAQLAGLLGDLPKFGTQLADLATHLLERLRGVPGLQDAPERLGRALNAQVSALGRNAMPLVQRLLGSGSALIGGATSVVGWVGQAAFAITLATYFMLDYPKLGPSVLRLLPVHWQGNARRLSGDVADSFGGYLRGQLIIGAGAGLLVTLGLLALHVPNALGLGLLLAALNIVPYIGLVLAAIPALLLALPGGWVQVALVFALYFLTNQVIGNALAPYVLGRTNNLSPAAVLLSLLVGLTLFGLVGGLLAVPTATLLKHWLETYWLPSRAHGPQPPGPPEQPGGHGPA encoded by the coding sequence GTGAGCAGCGTTCCGGAGCTGCTGCGGGCCGTCTGGGCGCGCGCGTGGGTGCGGCTGCTGGCGGCCCTGCTGGCGCTGCTGGGCGTGCTGCTGCTGGCGCGGGTGCTGCAGGGCGTGATCGTGCTGGCGGTCGTGGCGTTCGTGCTGGCGTACCTGTTCGAACCGCTGCTCCGCTGGCTGTCCCGGCACCGCGTGCCGCGCGGGCTGGGCGTCCTGCTGATCGTGCTGACCCTGACGGTCCTCGCGGGCCTGCTGGTGTGGGCGGGCGCGGCGCAGCTGGCGGGACTGCTCGGCGACCTCCCGAAGTTCGGGACGCAGCTCGCGGACCTCGCCACGCACCTGCTGGAGCGCCTGCGCGGCGTGCCGGGCCTGCAGGACGCACCCGAACGCCTCGGCAGGGCGCTGAACGCGCAGGTGAGCGCCCTGGGACGCAACGCCATGCCGCTCGTGCAGCGCCTGCTGGGGTCCGGCAGCGCCCTCATCGGCGGGGCGACGTCCGTGGTCGGCTGGGTGGGGCAGGCGGCGTTCGCGATCACGCTCGCGACGTACTTCATGCTGGACTACCCGAAGCTCGGGCCGAGCGTCCTGCGGCTCCTGCCGGTCCACTGGCAGGGAAACGCGCGGCGACTGTCGGGCGACGTGGCCGACTCCTTCGGCGGGTACCTGCGCGGGCAGCTGATCATCGGGGCGGGCGCGGGCCTGCTCGTCACGCTGGGCCTGCTGGCCCTGCACGTCCCGAACGCGCTGGGCCTGGGCCTGCTGCTGGCCGCGCTGAACATCGTGCCTTACATCGGGCTGGTGCTGGCCGCCATTCCGGCCCTGCTGCTGGCCCTGCCGGGCGGGTGGGTGCAGGTGGCGCTGGTGTTCGCGCTGTACTTCCTGACGAACCAGGTGATCGGGAACGCCCTCGCGCCGTACGTGCTGGGCCGCACGAACAACCTCTCCCCGGCGGCCGTGCTGCTGTCGCTGCTGGTCGGCCTGACGCTGTTCGGACTGGTGGGCGGCCTGCTGGCCGTGCCGACCGCGACGCTCCTGAAGCACTGGCTGGAAACGTACTGGCTGCCGAGCAGGGCGCACGGCCCGCAACCACCTGGGCCACCAGAGCAACCCGGCGGGCACGGCCCGGCCTGA
- a CDS encoding Ppx/GppA phosphatase family protein codes for MMRVAVADVGTNSTHLLIAETRPGGFRVLDALKDRTRLGECLDADGNVTEEGFERLAHSLERFRALAASQGIQELRAYATSAMRGAPNGEQVAQRLRAEVGVYPVIISGEREGQLTYLGASGSVHFGPDNVLLDLGGGSLELVRGGPGGPGEVLSVPLGSVRLHGQFLGGTPDTRAPRKRDLAALKAHVLACLEPHLDAFRLEPETQVFGSSGTFETLAAVLAARSGPLPEGGLNAVKFTVADLGGLLSDLSQMSAEKRGRVPGLDPKRADIIVAGAAVLHTVLERLGAASVTVSSGALREGMLLEYLQEQEHWTQGLSARQRSVLELAERFGANLAHARQVTLLSQNLYDRLQSLGALDAGGTGADADDTTRSLLSAAATLHEIGLLVGQSSHHKHSAYLIRHAGLLGYDPAQIEVVAQVARYHRRSVPKASHAEFAALGAVTQRRVTQLAAILRVADGLDRAHTQAARIRGLHRDGRGWVLRVSGAHGLELDGVTQKGDLWAQTFGPLRVETT; via the coding sequence ATGATGCGCGTTGCTGTGGCCGATGTCGGGACGAACTCCACCCACCTGTTGATCGCGGAGACCCGCCCGGGCGGCTTCCGGGTGCTGGACGCCCTGAAGGACCGCACGCGGCTCGGCGAGTGCCTCGACGCGGACGGGAACGTGACCGAGGAGGGCTTCGAGCGCCTCGCGCACAGCCTGGAGCGCTTCCGGGCGCTGGCGGCGTCGCAGGGCATTCAGGAGCTGCGGGCGTACGCGACGAGCGCCATGCGCGGCGCGCCGAACGGCGAGCAGGTCGCGCAGCGCCTGCGGGCGGAGGTGGGGGTGTACCCGGTCATCATCTCCGGGGAGCGCGAGGGGCAGCTCACGTACCTGGGCGCGTCGGGCAGCGTGCATTTCGGGCCGGACAACGTGCTGCTGGACCTGGGCGGCGGGAGCCTGGAACTGGTCCGGGGCGGGCCGGGCGGGCCGGGCGAGGTGCTGAGCGTCCCGCTGGGCTCGGTGCGGCTGCACGGGCAGTTCCTGGGCGGCACGCCCGACACGCGCGCGCCGCGCAAGCGGGACCTCGCAGCCCTGAAGGCGCACGTGCTGGCGTGCCTGGAGCCGCACCTGGACGCGTTCAGGCTGGAGCCGGAGACGCAGGTGTTCGGGTCGAGCGGGACCTTCGAGACGCTCGCGGCGGTCCTTGCGGCCCGCAGCGGCCCGCTGCCGGAAGGGGGTCTGAACGCCGTGAAGTTCACGGTGGCGGACCTGGGGGGGCTGCTGTCGGACCTGTCACAGATGAGCGCCGAGAAGCGCGGGCGCGTGCCGGGCCTCGACCCGAAACGCGCGGACATCATCGTGGCGGGCGCGGCCGTGCTGCACACGGTACTGGAGCGCCTGGGCGCCGCGAGCGTCACGGTGTCGAGCGGCGCGCTGCGCGAGGGCATGCTGCTGGAGTACCTGCAGGAGCAGGAGCACTGGACGCAGGGCCTGTCGGCCCGGCAGCGGAGCGTGCTGGAACTCGCGGAACGGTTCGGCGCGAACCTCGCGCACGCGCGGCAGGTGACGCTGCTCAGCCAGAACCTCTACGACCGCCTGCAGTCCCTCGGGGCGCTCGACGCGGGCGGGACGGGCGCGGACGCGGACGACACCACCCGCAGCCTCCTCAGTGCCGCCGCGACCCTGCACGAGATCGGGCTGCTGGTCGGGCAGAGCAGCCATCACAAGCACTCCGCGTACCTGATCCGGCACGCGGGCCTGCTCGGCTACGACCCGGCGCAGATCGAGGTGGTGGCGCAGGTGGCCCGCTACCACCGCAGGAGCGTCCCGAAGGCCAGTCACGCGGAGTTCGCGGCGCTCGGCGCGGTCACGCAGCGGCGAGTGACGCAGCTCGCGGCGATCCTGCGCGTCGCGGACGGCCTGGACCGCGCGCACACGCAGGCGGCCCGCATTCGCGGCCTGCACCGGGACGGGCGCGGCTGGGTGCTGCGCGTGTCCGGCGCGCACGGCCTGGAGCTGGACGGCGTGACGCAGAAGGGCGACCTGTGGGCGCAGACCTTCGGGCCGCTGCGCGTCGAGACAACGTGA
- a CDS encoding VC0807 family protein: MTTPAATKKSSVPKTVWDLIFTLLIPILILSPNILGSGVSVANLMGGGTGGNVRAYLIAALIPVAYVAWDILVNRNVSPVALLGGAAALVSGALAFWYVDGFWYAVKDSARSYLTAIFAFVSIATAYPMFRIFLDAASIAESPEHRASTQVVMRDPGVARALVQATLVFGLVDVLGGVVNSVANYHIVVAKFGTDAFNAQVAQANAVMRVPGLAVSLIGAGVGFWLVQRAVTARYGAGASLLEPEKLTARLQETGER; this comes from the coding sequence ATGACCACTCCTGCCGCCACCAAGAAATCCAGCGTGCCCAAGACCGTCTGGGACCTGATCTTCACGCTCCTGATCCCCATCCTGATCCTCTCCCCGAACATCCTGGGGAGCGGCGTGAGCGTCGCGAACCTGATGGGCGGCGGCACGGGCGGCAACGTTCGCGCGTACCTGATCGCGGCCCTCATCCCGGTCGCGTACGTCGCGTGGGACATCCTCGTGAACCGCAACGTGTCGCCCGTCGCGCTGCTGGGCGGCGCGGCCGCCCTCGTGAGCGGCGCGCTCGCCTTCTGGTACGTGGACGGCTTCTGGTACGCCGTGAAGGACAGCGCCCGCTCGTACCTCACGGCGATCTTCGCGTTCGTGAGCATCGCCACGGCGTACCCGATGTTCCGCATCTTCCTGGACGCCGCCAGCATCGCCGAGTCCCCCGAACACCGCGCGTCCACGCAGGTCGTGATGCGCGATCCGGGCGTGGCGCGCGCACTGGTGCAGGCGACCCTGGTGTTCGGGCTGGTGGACGTGCTGGGCGGCGTCGTGAACAGCGTCGCGAACTACCACATCGTGGTCGCGAAGTTCGGGACGGACGCCTTCAACGCGCAGGTGGCGCAGGCGAACGCCGTGATGCGCGTGCCGGGCCTCGCCGTCTCGCTGATCGGGGCGGGCGTCGGGTTCTGGCTGGTGCAGCGCGCCGTCACCGCCCGCTACGGGGCGGGCGCGAGCCTGCTGGAGCCCGAGAAGCTCACCGCGAGACTGCAGGAGACCGGCGAACGCTGA